One genomic window of Candidatus Pseudobacter hemicellulosilyticus includes the following:
- a CDS encoding serine hydrolase: protein MKQLLRLLPLALLVVFSCGQTNHKDAVPDPSALTANAGNPPNDYGNYLPLIKAFVDSAFPNNSLNGSILVAKDGQPIYEYYNGYADPKRRLDSIHAETPFHLASISKTFTGMAVLKLWEQGRLQIDSLVAAYLPGFPCQGVTVRMLLNHRSGIPKYDHYMEQLGWDKRKQVTNQGVLDFLIARRKDIPVGRPNRSFSYSNTNYALLALIVEKQSGLFYGDFLKQTFFDSIGMKDTYVFTKADSARALPSYYNTGRAYPFDYLDLVYGDKNIYSTVRDLLKWDQALRSGRFFKQETLNAAYSPYSFEKPGIHNYGLGWRMYVLKNNKRLIYHNGWWHGNRTAFYRLIDEDATIIALCNNDSKRIYSVRGMVDIFGDYEQGGDAGEGGETTAVQPRPTVRKKKPVATKGKPALAQRKKAGPAVKKTGNTRK, encoded by the coding sequence TTGAAGCAGTTGTTGAGGCTCCTCCCATTGGCGTTGCTGGTAGTTTTTAGCTGTGGCCAAACGAATCACAAAGATGCAGTACCCGATCCGTCCGCGCTTACCGCCAACGCGGGCAATCCCCCTAATGATTATGGCAACTATCTCCCGCTGATCAAAGCCTTTGTGGACAGCGCTTTCCCGAATAACAGCCTCAACGGCAGTATTCTGGTAGCCAAGGACGGTCAGCCCATTTACGAATATTACAATGGCTACGCCGACCCCAAAAGGCGGCTGGACAGTATCCATGCGGAAACCCCCTTCCACCTGGCTTCCATCTCCAAGACCTTTACCGGTATGGCCGTGCTGAAGCTCTGGGAGCAGGGCCGCCTGCAGATCGATAGCCTGGTAGCTGCCTACCTGCCGGGATTTCCCTGCCAGGGGGTAACGGTCCGCATGCTGCTCAACCACCGCAGCGGCATCCCCAAATATGATCATTACATGGAGCAGCTGGGCTGGGATAAGCGTAAACAGGTCACCAACCAGGGCGTCCTGGACTTCCTCATAGCCCGCCGTAAGGATATCCCGGTCGGCCGCCCCAACCGCAGTTTCAGCTATTCCAATACCAATTATGCCCTGTTGGCGCTGATTGTTGAAAAGCAGAGCGGGCTGTTCTATGGCGATTTCCTGAAGCAGACCTTTTTTGACTCTATTGGTATGAAGGACACATATGTGTTCACCAAAGCCGATTCAGCCCGGGCCCTGCCCTCTTATTATAATACCGGCCGGGCCTATCCCTTCGATTACCTTGACCTGGTATATGGCGATAAGAATATTTACAGCACCGTGCGCGACCTCCTCAAATGGGACCAGGCCCTGCGCAGCGGCCGCTTTTTTAAACAGGAAACCCTCAATGCCGCTTATTCTCCCTATAGCTTTGAAAAGCCCGGCATCCACAATTATGGCCTGGGCTGGCGCATGTATGTGCTGAAGAACAATAAAAGGCTGATCTACCATAATGGCTGGTGGCATGGTAACCGCACTGCTTTCTACCGCCTGATTGATGAGGACGCCACTATCATCGCCCTTTGTAACAATGATTCCAAAAGGATCTATTCTGTGCGGGGAATGGTAGATATCTTCGGCGATTATGAGCAGGGCGGCGATGCCGGTGAAGGCGGCGAGACCACAGCCGTTCAGCCCAGACCCACCGTGCGCAAAAAGAAGCCTGTGGCCACAAAGGGCAAACCCGCCCTGGCGCAGCGTAAGAAAGCAGGACCGGCTGTAAAGAAGACAGGAAATACCAGGAAATAA
- the serA gene encoding phosphoglycerate dehydrogenase: protein MSEKKNTSYPKEKVNILFLENISDAAVRHFREAGYTSVRKLGGALTEEELIREIKDVHLLGIRSKTQITPRVLEAAKKLQAIGCFCIGVNQVDLKAATQHGVVVFNAPYSNTRSVAELVIGLSIMLIRRIPDKNKAAHEGIWQKEAKGSFELRGKTLGIIGYGNIGTQVSVLAEALGMKVLYYDAVTKLPLGNAIGKKTLKEVVSQADIITLHVPDSASTRNMINKTSLKQFKKGSILINYARGEVVDLEALRKSILDGQISGAAIDVFPWEPEKNGDRFQTPLQDLPNVILTPHIGGSTEEAQENIGDDVSNKLYQFLEAGVTIGSHTVPPLTLPPQEGTHRILHVHRNVPGVLSEINTELSKNRINILGQYLKTNDDIGYVVLDVDRKLSNTASELLKKVKGTIKVRLLY from the coding sequence ATGAGCGAGAAAAAAAATACGAGCTATCCCAAAGAAAAAGTCAACATCCTTTTCTTGGAGAACATCAGCGATGCAGCAGTCAGACATTTCCGCGAGGCCGGTTATACTTCCGTCAGAAAACTGGGCGGCGCCCTCACGGAAGAGGAACTGATCCGCGAGATCAAAGACGTACACCTGCTGGGTATCCGGTCCAAAACGCAGATCACACCGCGTGTACTGGAAGCGGCCAAAAAACTGCAGGCCATCGGCTGTTTCTGCATTGGGGTGAACCAGGTAGACCTCAAAGCCGCCACCCAGCATGGGGTGGTGGTGTTCAACGCTCCCTATTCCAATACCAGGTCTGTGGCCGAACTGGTGATAGGTCTGTCCATCATGCTCATCCGCCGTATTCCCGATAAGAACAAAGCCGCCCATGAAGGCATCTGGCAGAAAGAGGCCAAAGGCAGTTTTGAGCTCAGGGGCAAAACCCTGGGCATCATTGGCTATGGCAATATCGGCACACAGGTCAGCGTGCTGGCCGAAGCCCTGGGTATGAAGGTCCTGTACTATGATGCAGTGACCAAACTGCCGCTGGGCAATGCCATTGGCAAAAAAACGTTAAAAGAAGTAGTCAGCCAGGCAGATATCATTACCCTGCATGTGCCGGATTCCGCCAGCACCAGGAATATGATCAATAAGACCAGTCTGAAGCAATTTAAAAAAGGAAGCATCCTGATCAACTATGCCCGGGGTGAAGTGGTGGACCTGGAAGCCCTGCGCAAGAGCATCCTGGACGGCCAGATCAGCGGGGCGGCTATTGATGTGTTCCCCTGGGAACCGGAAAAGAACGGGGATCGCTTCCAGACGCCATTGCAGGACCTGCCTAACGTGATCCTGACGCCGCATATCGGCGGCTCCACGGAGGAGGCCCAGGAAAATATCGGGGATGATGTCAGCAACAAGCTGTACCAGTTCCTGGAAGCCGGCGTTACTATTGGCTCCCATACTGTGCCGCCGCTGACCCTGCCGCCGCAGGAAGGCACCCACCGGATCCTGCACGTACACAGGAACGTGCCCGGCGTGCTCTCCGAGATCAACACAGAACTATCCAAAAACCGTATTAATATCCTTGGGCAGTACCTGAAAACCAATGATGACATCGGCTACGTGGTACTCGACGTGGACAGAAAACTGTCCAATACCGCTTCCGAGTTGCTGAAGAAAGTGAAGGGGACCATCAAGGTACGATTGCTGTATTAA
- a CDS encoding ATP-binding protein, producing MNETIRNLQDALQLSPDNVPLRLHLADVLLREGLYPEAVEQFREVLNRSYGNTRAKLGMAEAYYQQQKYSTAIIIYEELQDQLPPQATILFIKALIRENSIRQAVDLYQKVIALQPGFRDEEIDAQLRTPGQNHSPEEAGGPDSLEADAAYFLEKPTTSFSQVGGMQRIKEEIAIKIIQPLRNPDLYKAFGKKIGGGILLYGPPGCGKTYIAKATAGEINARFISIGLHDILDMWIGNSEKNLHGIFELARQNAPCVLFFDEVDAMGASRSDMKQSAMRHVINQFLSEMDGVQSDNEGVLILAATNAPWSVDPAFRRPGRFDRVLFVEPPDEKAREEILSSLLQQKPVKEVDVRKIAQQTPDYSGADLKAVVDIAVEDKLRESMSSGALQPIGTRDLQKAAKQHRPTTSEWFAAARNYALYANESGQYDDILKYLKIKK from the coding sequence ATGAATGAAACTATCAGGAATTTACAGGATGCCCTGCAGTTATCGCCCGACAATGTACCGTTACGCCTTCACCTGGCCGACGTATTGTTAAGGGAAGGTCTTTACCCCGAAGCTGTAGAACAGTTCCGGGAAGTGCTGAACCGCAGCTATGGCAATACCAGGGCTAAGCTGGGAATGGCAGAAGCTTATTACCAGCAGCAGAAATATTCCACAGCCATCATTATTTATGAAGAGCTGCAGGACCAGCTGCCACCCCAGGCCACTATCCTTTTTATCAAAGCGCTGATCCGCGAAAACTCCATCCGGCAGGCCGTTGACCTGTACCAGAAAGTGATTGCCCTCCAGCCCGGTTTCCGGGACGAAGAGATAGATGCCCAGCTGCGTACACCCGGCCAGAACCATTCCCCTGAAGAAGCTGGCGGACCCGACAGCCTGGAGGCCGATGCCGCTTATTTCCTGGAAAAGCCTACCACCAGCTTCTCGCAGGTGGGCGGCATGCAGCGTATCAAAGAAGAAATAGCTATCAAGATCATACAGCCCCTCCGGAACCCGGACCTCTACAAAGCCTTCGGGAAAAAGATCGGGGGTGGCATCCTGTTATACGGCCCGCCCGGTTGTGGCAAGACCTATATCGCCAAAGCCACGGCAGGGGAGATCAACGCCCGCTTTATCAGCATCGGTCTGCACGATATCCTGGATATGTGGATCGGCAACAGTGAAAAGAACCTGCACGGTATTTTTGAGCTGGCCCGCCAGAACGCGCCCTGCGTACTCTTCTTTGATGAAGTGGATGCCATGGGCGCCAGCCGCAGTGATATGAAACAATCCGCCATGCGCCATGTCATCAACCAGTTCCTGTCCGAGATGGATGGCGTACAATCCGATAATGAAGGCGTGCTGATCCTGGCCGCCACCAATGCGCCCTGGAGCGTGGATCCGGCTTTCCGCCGGCCCGGCCGCTTTGACCGCGTCCTCTTTGTGGAGCCGCCGGATGAAAAAGCAAGGGAAGAGATCCTCAGCAGCCTGCTGCAGCAGAAACCGGTAAAGGAGGTGGATGTGCGGAAGATAGCGCAGCAGACCCCGGATTATTCCGGCGCCGATCTCAAGGCTGTAGTGGATATCGCCGTAGAAGACAAACTGCGGGAATCCATGAGCAGCGGCGCTTTGCAGCCCATTGGCACCAGGGACCTGCAGAAGGCCGCCAAACAACACCGGCCCACCACTTCAGAATGGTTTGCCGCCGCCCGCAACTATGCCCTGTATGCCAATGAATCCGGGCAGTATGATGATATCCTGAAATACCTCAAGATCAAAAAATAA
- a CDS encoding tetratricopeptide repeat protein, translating to MVEVEALLHRAHLLLEQGRPRDAEKQLADALQQDPENDQAIGLLARCKYDLRQFQEGIRLAQQAVRLSPMVSYYFYLLAFGYFQTDNYPAARQSLGKAIELNPHAADYFGLWSLVLLEEKNFSAALEKANEGLAVDAQNITCLNARATALNKLRRVEDAIETMATALERDPENAYTHSSIGWNLLEKGRHREAATHFRESLRLEPMMEGSRAGLKQSLKSKIAPYRWLLQYSFWINNKGKNARWMIPLGVYVGVQAIYRATDKAGSNWSALGAVVIGLYILLAATTWIINPVANFFLLFHKDGKYALTSSERWSALLTMSALAGGLIIALSGLLAGEAGFPWLISGILLFSLAIPLGQLEFPLLSRARHWTQWLSRGVLLAGLLAIVLTFIGNYAEVWIGYAVLFVAYTWVSALAPR from the coding sequence ATGGTAGAAGTAGAGGCCCTGCTGCACCGGGCACATCTTTTACTGGAACAGGGCCGGCCCCGCGATGCTGAAAAGCAACTGGCCGACGCCCTGCAACAGGACCCTGAGAACGACCAGGCCATTGGCCTGCTGGCCCGCTGTAAATACGATCTCCGCCAGTTCCAGGAAGGTATCCGCCTGGCCCAGCAGGCTGTCCGGCTTTCCCCCATGGTCAGCTACTATTTTTACCTGCTGGCCTTCGGTTATTTCCAGACTGATAACTATCCTGCCGCCAGGCAAAGCCTCGGCAAAGCCATTGAGCTGAATCCCCATGCGGCGGATTATTTCGGGCTCTGGTCGCTGGTGCTGCTGGAAGAAAAGAATTTCTCAGCCGCCCTTGAAAAGGCCAATGAAGGACTGGCCGTGGACGCACAGAATATCACCTGCCTCAATGCCCGCGCCACCGCGCTCAACAAGCTGAGAAGGGTAGAAGACGCTATTGAGACCATGGCCACCGCCCTGGAACGGGATCCGGAAAATGCCTATACCCATTCCAGCATCGGCTGGAACCTGTTGGAAAAAGGCAGGCACCGGGAAGCAGCTACTCATTTCCGTGAGTCACTGCGACTGGAACCCATGATGGAAGGCTCAAGGGCCGGCCTGAAGCAATCGCTCAAATCAAAAATAGCGCCCTACCGCTGGCTCCTGCAATACAGTTTCTGGATCAACAATAAAGGAAAGAATGCCCGCTGGATGATCCCCCTGGGCGTGTATGTTGGCGTTCAGGCCATTTACCGCGCCACCGATAAGGCGGGCAGCAACTGGTCCGCCCTGGGCGCTGTGGTGATAGGCCTCTATATCCTGCTGGCCGCCACCACCTGGATCATCAATCCCGTAGCCAATTTTTTCCTGTTGTTTCATAAGGATGGTAAATATGCCCTCACCTCCAGTGAAAGATGGAGCGCCCTGCTGACCATGAGCGCACTGGCCGGTGGGCTGATCATAGCCCTCAGCGGCCTGCTGGCCGGCGAGGCCGGTTTCCCCTGGCTGATCAGCGGCATTCTGCTGTTCTCCCTGGCCATACCGCTGGGGCAACTGGAATTTCCGCTCCTTTCCCGGGCCAGGCATTGGACGCAATGGCTCTCCCGGGGCGTGCTGCTGGCCGGTCTGCTGGCCATAGTACTGACTTTTATCGGGAACTATGCCGAGGTCTGGATCGGTTATGCCGTACTGTTTGTTGCCTATACCTGGGTCAGCGCACTGGCGCCCCGCTAA
- a CDS encoding FecR family protein, producing the protein MKEEKAKTQAPQKNNSFVPMAAALIIFGIAAFYVLYYYRKPDAPIKPTDHMAHELRNDLPPGKARATLTLEGQQPLVLDSLADGQIAYAGLNTLSKTGNRLQWKGNTAGAPAMVTLSTPVGGLYTVTLSDGTTVWLNAASSLQFPETFPAGSREVALKGQAYFEIAPGGSQPFVIHTEGMTLGSSSASIDLKNYSGEPGAQITMVNGNASVSLTGTGTVQQENHPVTSLNTGDQAFVAQRNSIRVAAVKEPAYAADWINHQFHFNNDSITTVMRDLERWFGARVVYEGDIPAATISGKVASDIPLSLVLNFLRGTGKAHFRQDNGTVYVTKK; encoded by the coding sequence ATGAAGGAAGAAAAAGCGAAAACCCAGGCACCGCAAAAGAATAACAGTTTTGTCCCGATGGCAGCAGCCCTGATCATTTTTGGCATAGCCGCCTTTTATGTACTGTATTACTACCGGAAACCGGACGCACCCATCAAACCCACAGACCATATGGCGCATGAGCTGCGGAACGATCTGCCGCCCGGCAAGGCCAGGGCCACACTCACCCTGGAAGGCCAGCAGCCGCTGGTGCTGGACAGCCTGGCCGATGGACAGATAGCCTATGCCGGCCTGAATACCCTCAGCAAGACAGGCAACAGGCTGCAATGGAAAGGCAATACCGCCGGCGCCCCCGCCATGGTTACCCTCAGCACGCCAGTGGGCGGCCTCTATACTGTTACCCTCAGCGATGGCACTACAGTATGGCTCAACGCAGCCAGTTCCTTACAATTCCCGGAAACATTCCCTGCAGGATCCCGTGAGGTAGCATTAAAAGGGCAGGCCTATTTTGAGATAGCGCCTGGCGGCAGCCAGCCATTTGTGATCCATACAGAAGGAATGACCCTGGGCAGCAGCAGCGCCAGCATTGACCTGAAAAATTATTCCGGCGAACCAGGAGCCCAGATCACTATGGTGAATGGCAATGCTTCGGTAAGCCTTACCGGGACCGGGACCGTACAGCAGGAAAACCATCCCGTCACCTCACTCAATACCGGCGACCAGGCCTTTGTGGCGCAGCGGAACAGCATCCGCGTAGCAGCCGTAAAAGAGCCCGCCTATGCGGCCGACTGGATCAACCACCAGTTCCATTTCAATAATGACAGTATCACTACTGTCATGCGCGACCTGGAGCGCTGGTTTGGCGCCAGGGTAGTATACGAAGGAGATATACCCGCCGCCACCATCAGCGGCAAAGTGGCCAGCGATATCCCGCTTTCCCTGGTGCTGAATTTCCTCCGCGGTACCGGCAAAGCACATTTCCGCCAGGACAATGGCACCGTATACGTCACCAAAAAATAA
- the rpmI gene encoding 50S ribosomal protein L35, whose product MPKVKTNSSAKKRFKVTGTGKITHQKSFKRHILTKKSNKRKRALNKDGVVHKANLDFVQRLLRLK is encoded by the coding sequence ATGCCAAAGGTAAAAACCAATTCCAGTGCCAAGAAAAGGTTCAAAGTGACCGGCACCGGAAAGATCACCCACCAGAAGTCTTTCAAACGTCACATCCTGACCAAGAAATCAAACAAGCGTAAACGTGCCCTGAATAAAGACGGGGTTGTTCACAAAGCAAACCTGGACTTCGTACAAAGGCTGCTGCGTCTGAAATAA
- the rplT gene encoding 50S ribosomal protein L20 has product MPRSVNAVASRARRKRILKAAKGYYGKRKNVYTVAKNVMEKGLQYKYVGRKLKKREYRTLWIARINAAVREEGLTYSEFIHKLNEKGITLDRKILADLAMNEPASFKALVVSVK; this is encoded by the coding sequence ATGCCTCGTTCAGTAAACGCCGTTGCATCCAGGGCACGCCGCAAACGGATCCTGAAAGCCGCCAAAGGTTATTACGGCAAACGTAAAAATGTTTATACCGTTGCGAAAAACGTAATGGAAAAAGGTCTGCAGTATAAATATGTAGGCCGCAAGCTCAAGAAAAGGGAATACCGCACACTGTGGATCGCCCGTATTAATGCCGCTGTAAGGGAAGAAGGGCTGACCTATTCCGAGTTCATCCACAAGCTGAACGAAAAAGGCATTACACTGGATCGTAAGATCCTGGCCGATCTGGCCATGAACGAGCCCGCCAGCTTCAAAGCACTGGTTGTCTCCGTTAAATAA
- a CDS encoding arginine decarboxylase translates to MNNSYTDLVKQTFNFPQEGFDLKDGNLTFNGLDLTALIDKYGTPMKLTYLPKIGMQINKAKKMFANAIKKHRYEGKYNYCYCTKSSHFSFVVEEALKHDIHLETSYAYDIEIIKKLYARKKITKDTFIICNGYKQKTYTSRIAGLLNTGFKNVIPILDNKDELQQYKKSVKGPFKLGIRIAAEEEPTFPFYTSRLGFRARDVLEFYVDKIEGNEDRFQLKMLHIFLNKGIKDDIYYWSELNKVINLYCQLKKICPELDSINIGGGFPIKHSLGFEYDYQFMINEIVGNIKKACKKNNVPMPHIFTEFGSYTVGESMAHIYSVIGQKMQNDREIWYMIDSSFITTLPDTWGIGEKFLMLPINKWDQEYQRVVLGGITCDSHDYYDSEEHVNEVFLPKVGEGEPLRVGFFHTGAYQDQISGYGGIKHCLIPSPKHVIVGHDKNGKLVDWVYAKEQTAQSMLKILGY, encoded by the coding sequence ATGAACAACTCGTACACCGACCTGGTGAAACAGACGTTCAATTTTCCCCAGGAAGGGTTCGACCTCAAAGACGGCAACCTCACATTCAACGGCCTCGATCTTACAGCACTCATTGACAAGTATGGCACGCCCATGAAGCTGACCTACCTGCCCAAGATCGGCATGCAGATCAACAAGGCCAAGAAGATGTTTGCCAATGCCATCAAAAAGCACCGGTACGAGGGCAAATACAATTACTGCTATTGCACCAAAAGCTCGCATTTCAGCTTTGTAGTGGAAGAAGCCCTGAAGCATGATATCCACCTGGAGACCTCTTACGCTTATGACATTGAGATCATCAAGAAACTCTATGCCCGTAAGAAGATCACCAAGGATACCTTCATCATCTGTAACGGCTATAAGCAGAAAACCTATACCAGCCGGATCGCCGGCCTGCTCAATACAGGCTTTAAGAACGTGATCCCCATCCTGGACAACAAGGATGAGCTGCAGCAGTATAAAAAATCAGTAAAAGGCCCCTTCAAACTCGGCATCCGCATTGCAGCCGAGGAAGAGCCTACCTTCCCCTTCTATACCTCCCGCCTGGGATTCAGGGCCAGGGATGTACTGGAGTTTTATGTAGACAAGATCGAAGGCAATGAAGACCGCTTCCAGCTTAAGATGCTGCATATTTTCCTGAACAAGGGTATCAAGGATGATATCTACTACTGGTCTGAGCTGAACAAGGTGATCAACCTCTACTGCCAGCTCAAGAAAATATGCCCCGAACTGGATTCTATCAATATCGGCGGTGGTTTCCCTATCAAACACTCGCTGGGCTTTGAGTATGACTACCAGTTCATGATCAACGAGATTGTAGGCAATATCAAAAAGGCCTGCAAGAAGAACAATGTACCCATGCCGCATATCTTCACTGAATTCGGCAGCTATACCGTAGGTGAGAGCATGGCGCATATCTATAGCGTGATAGGTCAGAAGATGCAGAACGACCGGGAGATCTGGTACATGATTGACTCCTCCTTTATCACCACGCTGCCGGATACCTGGGGTATCGGGGAGAAATTCCTGATGCTGCCCATCAACAAATGGGACCAGGAATACCAGCGGGTAGTACTGGGCGGTATCACCTGTGACAGCCACGACTATTACGACTCAGAAGAGCACGTGAATGAAGTGTTCCTGCCCAAGGTAGGAGAAGGAGAGCCCCTGCGTGTTGGCTTCTTCCATACCGGCGCCTACCAGGACCAGATCAGCGGTTACGGTGGTATCAAACACTGCCTGATCCCCAGCCCCAAGCACGTGATCGTGGGGCATGATAAGAATGGTAAGCTGGTAGACTGGGTCTATGCCAAGGAGCAGACCGCCCAGAGCATGCTGAAGATACTGGGGTATTAA
- a CDS encoding nuclear transport factor 2 family protein, with the protein MKQILILLTALLAGNGLLQAQGNSTEDSVKAAVNKLFEGMKKADAALVTAAFSDSALLQTIHYNREGQTITRNLSVPAFAAMVARSEPGAADERIQFGSILVDGGLASVWTPYQFFYQGQLSHCGVNSFQLVRFKEGWKIQYIIDTRRKSPCPQQ; encoded by the coding sequence ATGAAACAAATTCTGATTTTGTTAACAGCCCTGCTCGCCGGCAACGGTCTGCTGCAGGCGCAGGGTAATAGCACGGAAGATTCCGTTAAAGCCGCTGTCAATAAATTGTTTGAAGGCATGAAAAAGGCCGATGCAGCCCTGGTGACAGCCGCCTTCTCCGACAGCGCCCTGCTGCAAACCATCCATTACAACAGGGAAGGACAAACGATCACGCGCAACCTATCTGTTCCAGCCTTTGCTGCAATGGTAGCCAGAAGCGAGCCTGGCGCGGCCGATGAACGGATACAGTTCGGCAGCATCCTGGTGGATGGCGGCCTGGCCTCGGTCTGGACGCCTTACCAGTTCTTTTACCAGGGCCAGCTATCGCACTGCGGGGTCAATTCCTTCCAGCTGGTGCGCTTTAAGGAAGGGTGGAAGATCCAGTATATTATTGATACCCGGCGGAAATCGCCCTGCCCGCAGCAGTAA
- a CDS encoding Hsp20/alpha crystallin family protein — protein sequence MALVKFNNRPVSNSLFDELFNQFPGAWTNPWKDPSFHVPPVNIHETADAYHLELSAAGLNKDDFQLKVEDGLLTVSFEKKEDNKTEEYKTVRREFVHRSFKRSFHLDENVDVENIQARYENGVLKLHLPKREQNKPASKQISIQ from the coding sequence ATGGCACTCGTAAAATTCAACAACAGACCCGTTAGCAATTCCCTGTTTGATGAGCTGTTCAACCAGTTCCCCGGCGCATGGACCAATCCCTGGAAAGATCCCAGCTTTCATGTTCCGCCAGTGAATATCCATGAAACCGCCGATGCTTATCATCTTGAGCTGAGCGCAGCCGGTTTGAACAAGGACGATTTCCAGCTGAAAGTGGAAGATGGTCTGCTCACCGTTTCCTTTGAGAAAAAGGAAGACAATAAAACAGAGGAGTACAAAACCGTTCGCCGGGAATTTGTACACCGCAGCTTCAAAAGGAGTTTCCACCTGGATGAAAATGTAGATGTAGAAAATATCCAGGCCAGGTATGAGAACGGCGTACTGAAACTGCACCTGCCTAAAAGGGAACAGAACAAGCCTGCCAGCAAGCAGATCAGCATTCAATAA
- a CDS encoding BrxA/BrxB family bacilliredoxin: protein MYPAEIVIPMKEELTDNGFTELLTPTDVDAQLKKEGTSLVMINSVCGCSAGSARPGVLMAVTNSAKKPDFLTTSFAGFDIDAINKLREHLLPYPPSSPAIALFKNGELVHFIERHQIEGRPAQMIAHNLIAAFDQYC, encoded by the coding sequence ATGTATCCGGCAGAAATAGTTATACCGATGAAAGAAGAGCTGACCGATAACGGTTTTACAGAGCTCCTGACGCCCACTGATGTAGACGCCCAGCTGAAAAAAGAGGGCACATCCCTGGTCATGATCAATTCCGTTTGTGGCTGCTCGGCGGGTTCCGCCCGTCCCGGCGTGCTGATGGCTGTAACCAACAGTGCCAAAAAACCGGATTTCCTGACCACCAGCTTTGCCGGCTTTGATATTGACGCCATCAATAAATTACGGGAGCACCTGCTGCCGTATCCTCCTTCTTCTCCTGCTATTGCTTTGTTCAAGAACGGAGAACTGGTACACTTTATAGAGCGTCACCAGATTGAAGGCCGGCCCGCGCAGATGATTGCGCATAACCTGATCGCCGCGTTCGATCAGTATTGTTAA